The sequence CTCCCACGGCCGGCCAATGCGCTTGGAGAGCGGCGCTCGCCCTGCCCGCTGCAGACGGTGCGTGCGCTGCGGGAGCCCGGCCGGCCGTGCCTGTGTGCGAGGGGTGCGCTTGTCCTGTGGCTGTGACGGTGTGTGTGCGTGTACTGCTTTGTCCCGGTCTGTATGTGGGTGCCTCTCTGGGGGTGCCTATTCGTGCTTGTGTGTCCGCACGTGCGTGCCTGGATGTGCCAGCATGTTTTTTGTGCCTGTCCTTATGTGTCTAGCTGTGCAAAGGGATGAGTGTACACCTCTGGACACATGtgtctctgtgtttgtgtgcgTGGACAGCTGCGTACCTACGTGGGTGTGAGCATTTAAGGTGTGTAGCTCTTTGTATGAGTTCGTGAGTGATGCATGTGTACCTGGATGTATGTGTGAGGGGGATGTATCTGTCTGCGTGTGAGTATTTGGGAAGGTGTGATTCCTAGATGTGCATAGACGTGTGAGGGTGTGTTTAAATCTTCCTCTGTACTTGCGTGTGTGAAGGGGCACCGCtggctgtgtgtgtctgtgcgtCTGTCCGTGTGCTGGGGAGCGCACCGAGCTGCGTGCCGCTGTATTCGGTGTGGGGTGTGTGTCTCTTCAGAGGGCTCCGCAGCAGTCGGGGTGGGGGTGCCGGTGTCACTGGGCAGTGTGGGGCTGTCCGTGCGAGGGAGCGTGTCCGCCGTGTGCCCCGGGGCTGTGTGTCCGggcgggcagggctgtgtgtccgGGCTGTGCGCTGTGCCCGCCCGCGGCTGCCACGGCTCCAACCTGTGCCCCCGCAGGACGTCCCGGCGGCGATGAGGCTCCCGCTGGCTTTCGCAGTGCTCCTCCTGGCCTCGTCACAGGCGCTGGGCGAGGAGATGGGAGCCACCGACGACCTCAGCTACTGGTCCGACTGGTCCGACAGTGACCAGGGGAAGGTGAGccccggcggccccgcggggTGGGGAGCGGGGGCTCCGTGCCGGGAGGGGTCCGGAGCCGGGGGCTCCGTGCTGGGAAAGGTTCGGAGCCGGGGGCTCTGTGCCGGGCACTGCCCGGCTGGGACTGAAGGGGGGTCCGCACTGAGCGCCGCCGCTGTCGCCCGCAGGAGGAGCTGCCGCTGCCCCTGGAGCACTTCCTGCAGAGGATGGCCCGCAGACCCCGGCCTCAGCAGTTCTTCGGCCTCATGGGCAAGCGGGATGCCGGtgagcggggcgggggctgcTCACGCCTCTCTGCACAGCTCTTCTCCCAGTGCCTGCCCAAACCTTACACGGTTATCGCTCGGGATTATATGTTACATCTGTTTCTTAGGCTGCCATGAGGGTACTTTGGGTTTAGGctcttttgctttgttgtttctTTCAAGTTTTATACGAGATAAACTCACTGATTCGAAAAGAGAGGGCTTTAAAGTCTTGGGTGTGTATCTGTTATATCATGTAAATCCCAATAAGGGATAGCATGATAATCATAGGTCGGCATACATGCCATTGAAACACCAAAGGGAAATTGGAAACTCGTTGAGTATACAATTATTGTCATGTTTTCTACGTGTTTACTCGACCAAGAATTGATCTAAGAAATTGGAGCTAAACTAATCTAAGTTGTGTGGGTTAAGCTGAAACAAGTTTTTAGTCTCTTCAAAGAGAAATGCAGTTGTAAACCATCACCCTAATTCCCTTAAGTGGAATGTGCGTAGGTTAGTTTTTGTATCTGATTTTTCAAAGCATTGCAGTAGCATCATATGTATATGCCAATCCTTTTTAAATAactctttttgtctttttgtctctttcctttcctcttccaatCAGGATATGGCCAGATCTCTCACAAAAGtaagtttaaaaattacaaatattttaagtaatcATGAGAAGACATTCAAATAGGGAATAGTGTATTTGACAGGATTATTTAGAAGGTGACTGGTTTCAGCCAGGGACTGTCAGCACCACTGGTGGAGAAATGATCTATTAAAGAATTGAAACCTCCCCTTCAGTGCCACTGTGAGCCTGTACCTCATCTGAGCTGCTGCAAGCTTTGAGATTTCAATCCATATTAATGTGCGGATGTTGCAGCTCTCCCTTATTTCCCAAGGGGGGATTTTGTAAGCCTTTCTCATTGGCAAGGCAGGCTTACTGCCAGACTCTGAGAGGAGCAATTAAGATGGCAAAATCTGGAAGATTAGAATAATGAATTCCCAAGTCCCCAAGAATGCTTTCATGGGAGCACCCAGTCCTCACATGCGAGATGCTGCATCTGTGCCCTCAGCATTGTCTGGCAATCAGACTCCTGCTCGCAGGAGGGGCTGAGTGATGATGTGCAGCCATATGAAGAGCCATATCTTGCCCCCCTAGTAAGTGTgcctttctctgcttctgtgtAACACCAGGCAGGAGATGCTGTCAACACTGGGGTGTTACATTGCTCTGCGCAgtggtaattttattttctgaaattatctCATGATGTTTAAAGAGAAACTGGAAGATTTTTATTAAGTAAACATTATCTTATATCCTGTGAAACCTCCTCTGTCCACAGAGGCCAGCAACTGTCCCAGTGTTCTATTATCCACAAGATGCTTTCTCTGGAGTTATGTACTGGAAGACCAAATAAAGAGTCTGACACAAAGCTCATGGCAAATTACCATCTGactaaagtaaaaaaattacaattttctgAAACTGCTTCAGCTTGAATTAATACACATGAGGTCTGAGTATCTTGCTTTGTGTATGAATTCACCAAGCAAAATTCTTTCCAAAGAGAAACTTCTAGGTTTAATTCAAAAGCCGCTTTAGATAAAGCAGAACAGTTCATTTTCATTCCTTGTCTGAAACTATAGCTACTACTATAACCTGATATGTACTGTAGGCCTAAACTTGGAGTAATTTATCCTCTACACTTCCAGTGTCTTGAGAATTACTAAAGGGACAGGAAGGTAATACCTGAACTTATAAATATTCCAGAAATAGAGCCGGACTGTCTAGCTCAGACGTGTCCAGACATAGAGTCCCATTGGCTTCCTCTCCAGTAAGGGCCTCATCTGACCTGTGAGGGAGGATTTTCTTCCACgttacagaaataaaacaacaacagaagAGATGCACCACACAG comes from Camarhynchus parvulus chromosome 2, STF_HiC, whole genome shotgun sequence and encodes:
- the TAC1 gene encoding protachykinin-1 isoform X1; this translates as MRLPLAFAVLLLASSQALGEEMGATDDLSYWSDWSDSDQGKEELPLPLEHFLQRMARRPRPQQFFGLMGKRDAGYGQISHKRHKTDSFVGLMGKRSLNSGSSEGSIAQNYERRRK
- the TAC1 gene encoding protachykinin-1 isoform X2, encoding MRLPLAFAVLLLASSQALGEEMGATDDLSYWSDWSDSDQGKEELPLPLEHFLQRMARRPRPQQFFGLMGKRDAGYGQISHKRSSEGSIAQNYERRRK